From the genome of Panulirus ornatus isolate Po-2019 chromosome 19, ASM3632096v1, whole genome shotgun sequence, one region includes:
- the LOC139755409 gene encoding uncharacterized protein: MRALVFLVAVSCCSAQLVLPGLASWALPYAKLITTPKVEGDVKPVALASPYFHPLVTPYAHPYGYVVKADPTLKATEFPYIYTEVKAEEARRRRRRDVKLPLPYIHALPTVKKATVETKQYEPVEAATPADTTKIELTTKEHEVTIPAVKYVQPVVNLKPIKYTAVSPAVLPYSYPFAALPYSLSPIPVIKVDE; the protein is encoded by the exons ATGAGGGCTCTG GTGTTTCTGGTCGCAGTGTCATGTTGCTCAGCGCAGCTGGTGTTGCCAGGCttggcttcctgggcgctgccaTATGCGAAGCTGATCACAACCCCTAAGGTTGAGGGAGACGTCAAGCCAGTGGCGTTGGCCAGCCCATACTTTCATCCTTTGGTCACTCCTTATGCTCACCCTTATGGCTACGTCGTCAAGGCTGACCCAACCCTAAAGGCCACCGAATTCCCATACATCTACACGGAGGTAAAGGCAGAGGAGGCTCGTCGTCGTCGCCGCCGGGATGTGAAGCTCCCTCTCCCGTACATCCATGCCTTGCCCACCGTGAAGAAAGCCACCGTGGAAACCAAGCAGTACGAGCCGGTTGAGGCCGCAACCCCAGCTGACACCACCAAGATCGAACTCACCACCAAGGAGCACGAAGTCACCATCCCCGCCGTCAAGTATGTGCAGCCGGTCGTCAACCTCAAGCCCATCAAGTACACTGCTGTGTCCCCAGCCGTCCTCCCTTACTCCTACCCCTTCGCAGCTCTTCCGTACTCCCTCTCGCCCATCCCTGTCATCAAGGTCGACGAATAA
- the LOC139755254 gene encoding uncharacterized protein, translated as MRALLILVAVSYCSAKLVLPYAAPWPLTTAKLITTPEIEGEVKPLALASPYMHPFAHPLATPYAHALATPYAHPYGYMIKPDPALEATEFPFIWTEAKAEEARRRRRDVEVPLPYLHAVPAVAKTTLTTKQLEPVEAATPADTTKLEITTKEHEFSVPAVKYVRPVVNLKPVTYSAISPALFPWG; from the exons ATGAGGGCTCTG TTGATTCTGGTCGCGGTTTCTTACTGCTCAGCAAAATTGGTGTTGCCCTACGCAGCACCATGGCCGCTGACCACCGCGAAGCTGATCACAACACCTGAGATCGAGGGAGAAGTCAAGCCTTTGGCTCTGGCTAGCCCTTACATGCATCCCTTCGCTCACCCCCTTGCTACCCCCTATGCTCACGCACTTGCTACCCCTTATGCTCACCCCTATGGCTACATGATCAAGCCTGACCCTGCTCTCGAGGCCACAGAGTTCCCCTTCATCTGGACCGAAGCCAAGGCAGAGGAAGCCCGTCGTCGTCGCCGCGACGTAGAAGTGCCCCTTCCCTACCTTCACGCCGTCCCTGCCGTCGCCAAGACTACCCTCACGACCAAGCAGTTGGAACCAGTTGAGGCCGCTACTCCCGCCGACACCACCAAGCTGGAGATCACCACCAAGGAACACGAGTTCTCCGTCCCCGCCGTCAAGTACGTGCGTCCAGTCGTCAACCTCAAGCCCGTCACCTATTCTGCTATCTCCCCAGCTCTCTTCCCCTGGGGTTAA
- the LOC139755255 gene encoding uncharacterized protein: MRALLILVAVSYCSAKLVLPYAAPWPLTTAKLITTPEIEGEIKPLALASPYMHPFAHPLATPYAHALATPYAHPYGYMIKPDPALEATEFPFIWTEAKAEEARRRRRDVEVPLPYLHAVPAVAKTTLTTKQLEPVEAATPADTTKLEITTKEHEFSVPAVKYVRPVVNLKPVTYSAISPALFPWG; encoded by the exons ATGAGGGCTCTG TTGATTCTGGTCGCGGTTTCTTACTGCTCAGCAAAATTGGTGTTGCCCTACGCAGCACCATGGCCGCTGACCACCGCGAAGCTGATCACAACACCTGAGATCGAGGGAGAAATCAAGCCTTTGGCTCTGGCTAGCCCTTACATGCATCCCTTCGCTCACCCCCTTGCTACCCCCTATGCTCACGCACTTGCTACCCCTTATGCTCACCCCTATGGCTACATGATCAAGCCTGACCCTGCTCTCGAGGCCACAGAGTTCCCCTTCATCTGGACCGAAGCCAAGGCAGAGGAAGCCCGTCGTCGTCGCCGCGACGTAGAAGTGCCCCTTCCCTACCTTCACGCCGTCCCTGCCGTCGCCAAGACTACCCTCACGACCAAGCAGTTGGAACCAGTTGAGGCCGCTACTCCCGCCGACACCACCAAGCTGGAGATCACCACCAAGGAACACGAGTTCTCCGTCCCCGCCGTCAAGTACGTGCGTCCAGTCGTCAACCTCAAGCCCGTCACCTATTCTGCTATCTCCCCAGCTCTCTTCCCCTGGGGTTAA
- the LOC139755256 gene encoding uncharacterized protein gives MRALLILVAVSYCSAKLVLPYAAPWPLTTAKLITTPEIEGEVKPLALASPYMHPFAHPLATPYAHALATPYAHPYGYMIKPDPALEATEFPFIWTEAKAEEARRRRRDVEVPLPYLHAVPAVAKTTLTTKQLEPVEAATPADTTKLEITTKEHEFSVPAVKYVRPVVNLKPVTYTAISPALFPWG, from the exons ATGAGGGCTCTG TTGATTCTGGTCGCGGTTTCTTACTGCTCAGCAAAATTGGTGTTGCCCTACGCAGCACCATGGCCGCTGACCACCGCGAAGCTGATCACAACTCCTGAGATCGAGGGAGAAGTCAAGCCTTTGGCTCTGGCTAGCCCTTACATGCATCCCTTCGCTCACCCCCTTGCTACCCCCTATGCTCACGCACTTGCTACCCCTTATGCTCACCCCTATGGCTACATGATCAAGCCTGACCCTGCTCTCGAGGCCACAGAGTTCCCCTTCATCTGGACCGAAGCCAAGGCAGAGGAAGCCCGTCGTCGTCGCCGCGACGTAGAAGTGCCCCTTCCCTACCTTCACGCCGTCCCTGCCGTCGCCAAGACTACCCTCACGACCAAGCAGTTGGAACCAGTTGAGGCCGCTACTCCCGCCGACACCACCAAGCTGGAGATCACCACCAAGGAACACGAGTTCTCCGTCCCCGCCGTCAAGTACGTGCGTCCAGTCGTCAACCTCAAGCCCGTCACCTATACTGCTATCTCTCCAGCTCTCTTCCCCTGGGGTTAA
- the LOC139755412 gene encoding uncharacterized protein has translation MRALLILVAVSYCSAKLVLPYAAPWPLTTAKLITTPEIEGEIKPLALASPYMHPFAHPLATPYAHALATPYAHPYGYMIKPDPALEATEFPFIWTEAKAEEARRRRRDVEVPLPYLHAVPAVAKTTLTTKQLEPVEAATPADTTKLEITTKEHEFSVPAVKYVRPVVNLKPVTYSAISPALFPWG, from the exons ATGAGGGCTCTG TTGATTCTGGTCGCGGTTTCTTACTGCTCAGCAAAATTGGTGTTGCCCTACGCAGCACCATGGCCGCTGACCACCGCGAAGCTGATCACAACTCCTGAGATCGAGGGAGAAATCAAGCCTTTGGCTCTGGCTAGCCCTTACATGCATCCCTTCGCTCACCCCCTTGCTACCCCCTATGCTCACGCACTTGCTACCCCTTATGCTCACCCCTATGGCTACATGATCAAGCCTGACCCTGCTCTCGAGGCCACAGAGTTCCCCTTCATCTGGACCGAAGCCAAGGCAGAGGAAGCCCGTCGTCGTCGCCGCGACGTAGAAGTGCCCCTTCCCTACCTTCACGCCGTCCCTGCCGTCGCCAAGACTACCCTCACGACCAAGCAGTTGGAACCAGTTGAGGCCGCTACTCCCGCCGACACCACCAAGCTGGAGATCACCACCAAGGAACACGAGTTCTCCGTCCCCGCCGTCAAGTACGTGCGTCCAGTCGTCAACCTCAAGCCCGTCACCTATTCTGCTATCTCCCCAGCTCTCTTCCCCTGGGGTTAA
- the LOC139755257 gene encoding uncharacterized protein, whose translation MRALLILVAVSYCSAKLVLPYAAPWPLTTAKLITTPEIEGEVKPLALASPYMHPFAHPLATPYAHALATPYAHPYGYMIKPDPALEATEFPFIWTEAKAEEARRRRRDVEVPLPYLHAVPAVAKTTLTTKQLEPVEAATPADTTKLEITTKEHEFSVPAVKYVRPVVNLKPVTYSAISPALFPWG comes from the exons ATGAGGGCTCTG TTGATTCTGGTCGCGGTTTCTTACTGCTCAGCAAAACTGGTGTTGCCCTACGCAGCACCATGGCCGCTGACCACCGCGAAGCTGATCACAACACCTGAGATCGAGGGAGAGGTCAAGCCTTTGGCTCTGGCTAGCCCTTACATGCATCCCTTCGCTCACCCCCTTGCTACCCCCTATGCTCACGCACTTGCTACCCCTTATGCTCACCCCTATGGCTACATGATCAAGCCTGACCCTGCTCTCGAGGCCACAGAGTTCCCCTTCATCTGGACCGAAGCCAAGGCAGAGGAAGCCCGTCGTCGTCGCCGCGACGTAGAAGTGCCCCTTCCCTACCTTCACGCCGTCCCTGCCGTCGCCAAGACTACCCTCACGACCAAGCAGTTGGAACCAGTTGAGGCCGCTACTCCCGCCGACACCACCAAGCTGGAGATCACCACCAAGGAACACGAGTTCTCCGTCCCCGCCGTCAAGTACGTGCGTCCAGTCGTCAACCTCAAGCCCGTCACCTATTCTGCTATCTCCCCAGCTCTCTTCCCCTGGGGTTAA
- the LOC139755258 gene encoding uncharacterized protein — protein MRALLILVAVSYCSAKLVLPYAAPWPLTTAKLITPEIEGEVKPLALASPYMHPFAHPLATPYAHALATPYAHPYGYMIKPDPALEATEFPFIWTEAKAEEARRRRRDVEVPLPYLHAVPAVAKTTLTTKQLEPVEAATPADTTKLEITTKEHEFSVPAVKYVRPVVNLKPVTYSAFSPALFPWG, from the exons ATGAGGGCTCTG TTGATTCTGGTCGCGGTTTCTTACTGCTCAGCGAAATTGGTGTTGCCCTACGCAGCACCATGGCCGCTGACCACCGCGAAGCTGATCACACCTGAGATCGAGGGAGAGGTCAAGCCTTTGGCTCTGGCTAGCCCTTACATGCATCCCTTCGCTCACCCCCTTGCTACCCCCTATGCTCACGCACTTGCTACCCCTTATGCTCACCCCTATGGCTACATGATCAAGCCTGACCCTGCTCTCGAGGCCACAGAGTTCCCCTTCATCTGGACCGAAGCCAAGGCAGAGGAAGCCCGTCGTCGTCGCCGCGACGTAGAAGTGCCCCTTCCCTACCTTCACGCCGTCCCTGCCGTCGCCAAGACTACCCTCACGACCAAGCAGTTGGAACCAGTTGAGGCCGCTACTCCCGCCGACACCACCAAGCTGGAGATCACCACCAAGGAACACGAGTTCTCCGTCCCCGCCGTCAAGTACGTGCGTCCAGTCGTCAACCTCAAGCCCGTCACCTATTCTGCTTTCTCTCCAGCTCTCTTCCCCTGGGGTTAA